The Desulfovibrio sp. sequence GGCCGAAGGCGATGCGGATGCCGTAGCCCTTGATGTACTTGGTGGCCACTGCGCCCACCTGGGCCCCGACGGAGGCGCCGCAGAGCATGATGATGGCTGCCACCAGCTCGGTGCGGCCTTTATACGTGTAGGAGCCGGCGCCATACAGACCGGAGATCATAACCTCGAACAGGTCGGTGCCAACGGCCACGTGGGTCGGGCAGCCCATCAGGTAGATAAGGGCGGGCATGCGGATAAGGCCGCCGCCGATGCCCAGAATGCCTGCCAGCCAGCCGGTGAAGAAGCTCACCATGATCGGGAGCCAAGCGGAGCAGTAGATGCCCGCGACTTCCAGGTTCACCATGGGAGGAATCTTAATCTTGTGCAGGGTCTTGTGCCATTCAATGCCGGTGGCCAGAGCGTCCACTTCCTGGCCGGCGGCCTTGGCGGCCTTTTCTTTCTGGCGGCGCTTGTTGACGTCATGGAACACCATCCAGGCGATGGCGAACAAGAGGCCCAGATAGATGTAGCGCACGACTTTTTCGACACTGCCCAGGCGTTCAAGCCACATGATCATCTGGGCGCCCACTTCGAAGCCGCCCACTGTGCCCACGATCATGATGACGCCGAGCTTGTAGTCCACGTTGCCGAATTTACCGTGGCGCAGGGTGGAGATGAGGGACTTGCCCGCCATGTGGGCGATGTCCGTGCCGATGGCGAAGGCCATGGGGAAGCCCAGGATGTTAAGGCCCGGGGTGACCATCCAGGCGCCGCCCATGCCGAAGAATCCGCCGATGATGCCGACGCCCACGCCCAGGATCACCAGGCCGGGCCAGAAGATTTTCACGCCCGCGATGGGCATCAGGATATAGAGCCATTCCATGTCGTATCTCCTTTAGCGGCTTAGTGTTCCGCCAAATCGCGGGACTTGAGGTCCAGGCCAATCCAGTTCATCACGATGTCCGCCAGCACGCCGAAGAGGATGCCGATGGTGGGGATAAGGATGACTGTAAGAACGGTGAAGTACAGGTGGCTTTCATTGTAGAGATTGGCCCACCAAGCCATGATTCCGTCGAGCTTGCGGGTGTCGGCCACGATGACGATGGGGGCTCCGCCTCCGCCTGCCGCCAGGGCCAGGCCCGGCACGGTCAGGGCCAGTATCAGGGCCCAGAACAGCTGTTTGATTCTTTTCATGGTCTTCTCCTTAATATGGTGTTCTGTTACCTGATGACCAGGACGGAGCACGGCGCGTGGCTCACGACCTTGGACGTCACACTGCCAACCAAAAATCTGTCGATTCCTTTCTTGCCCCTGCTGCCCATGATGATGAGGTCGATGCCCTTGTCGGTAGCGTAGCGGACGATGATGTCAGCTGGAGAAATTCCCTGTTCCACCTCGGTCTTGGCATCGATGCCCATGCCCTTGGCCGCGGCCTTGGCTTCTTCCGCGGCTTTCTTGGCTGCGGATAAGAACTTGTCGGTAACGCTGGCCGAGTCCATGAAATCGCCGATGTCCTTGAAGTCCTCGGCCACAGTGAGCAGGATAAGTTCAGCTCCCTGTTGCTTGGCTGTTGCCACCGCCTTTTCCAGGACTGTCTTGGACGATGCCGAGAGGTCCAGTGCCGCCAGAATTTTCATACGTCCTCCTCCACTAATTGTGTGGTTTATGAACACGCTTGCGGCCTTCGATAGCAACCAATGTGCCACGAAATAGAACTTGACGGATTCATTGATGAATTCTAGGGTCGCGCAAGAATGCGCCAGGGTGTTGCTGTGTATGGCGCGTGATTGTTGCGCGTCTTGCGCATTTGTCGCGCAAGCAAGGAGAGGGTCATGGGGTTTCTCACGCCGCAACGTCCCATTCGGGGCAGCATGGTGGACCGCCTGAGCGACATGTCCGGCTGGAGTCTGCGCACAAAGCTTCTGGCCGTCATCCTCCCTTTGATCACGTTAGTGCTCCTTGGCACTGGTTACGCCACGAAGGTGGTTTCCGGCCGGTATTTGGGCATGGCTTTGGAGAGGACCACCAAAGTCCTGACCATGGGGCAGGCCGATGCCGTAGCCGATCTTTTCGAGCAGGCCCGGCAGGATATCCTCCTGTTGGCCCGTGGGGGGAGAAGCGCGGAAGCCATCCGTCAGTTCATGGGCGTTCAGTCCCACATCAAGCCCGGCGTCTACCGGGAAGTCGCTTATCTTTCAGTGGGAGGTGAAACCCAGGAACTCTTCGTGCATACCGGCCGGGATCTCTGCGCCGTGGCCAGGGAGCAGGCACACAGGATTATCAACTCAGCCATACTGGCGCCTGCCAAGATGGTTGATCAAAGACCCGGTATCGTGGATTTGCTGGATATTACGGAAGTCATTTTCCCTCCAGGACTTCTACAGGGGGCAGGCGCCGGCATAACCTTCACAGTGTACCGGCTGGTTACCCCGGTCGCGGACGCGCAGGGAAAAATTGCCGGATATTGGATACTTTCGATGGATGCCCGGGCTTCGCGGGATGTCCTCTCTCTCTACAATTCACCCCAATCTCCTTTGGCCGCATTTCCGCGCACCTCGGAAAAACGCTACAGTTTCTTCTTCGACCACAACGGATGGATCCTTTTTCAATCAGGGAATATGGAGGAGCGCGAGCTTCCACTCTCCACGGATTTGGCCCGGTCCGGCCTCACGGGGGACCACGGCATGCCGGGTTATCCCGGGGCCTTCCGCCCATCTGCCGCCAAC is a genomic window containing:
- a CDS encoding sulfite exporter TauE/SafE family protein, which produces MEWLYILMPIAGVKIFWPGLVILGVGVGIIGGFFGMGGAWMVTPGLNILGFPMAFAIGTDIAHMAGKSLISTLRHGKFGNVDYKLGVIMIVGTVGGFEVGAQMIMWLERLGSVEKVVRYIYLGLLFAIAWMVFHDVNKRRQKEKAAKAAGQEVDALATGIEWHKTLHKIKIPPMVNLEVAGIYCSAWLPIMVSFFTGWLAGILGIGGGLIRMPALIYLMGCPTHVAVGTDLFEVMISGLYGAGSYTYKGRTELVAAIIMLCGASVGAQVGAVATKYIKGYGIRIAFGLAVIGCAVSIAMKLLGAAYKDLNKAMDVASTTLVLGLVTAMSLYIAVKMVQGAKRELAAKKATK
- a CDS encoding universal stress protein; translation: MKILAALDLSASSKTVLEKAVATAKQQGAELILLTVAEDFKDIGDFMDSASVTDKFLSAAKKAAEEAKAAAKGMGIDAKTEVEQGISPADIIVRYATDKGIDLIIMGSRGKKGIDRFLVGSVTSKVVSHAPCSVLVIR